TTTCACCAACCAATCCGATAATCTTCCCTTGTGGAATAATCAATTCAATTTCATGAAGCGCTTTTCGACTTCCATACTTTTTCGATACCTTTTTCAGCTCAATCATTCCCCGCACCCCGTTTCGTTAAATAATCCACCATTTCTACCGTCGTAAAGCCAAGCGCTTCACTATTTTGAATGAATGACGCGATAAGTTGTTCTTTCATTTCGTCGCGGAGCCCGGAAATTTTTCGAATATCCTCCGTCACGAAAGATCCTTGCCCCCTCTTCGTCTCGGTAATCTCCATTTGCTCCAGCTCCTTATAGACGCGCTGCATCGTATTTGCATTCACACCGGCTTGAACCGCATAATCTCGAACAGACGGCAATTTCTCACCAGGCATCAATGATCCCCGAATAATATCGCCAATAATCCGGTCCATCAGTTGCTGATAAATTGGCTTATCTGGAAGAAAATCCATCATCATAACCTCACTTTCTTCTCAAACACCTTGGCACCGACCGCGAAGAATATCAGGGTTACAGCGCCATATAGGATGAGCCCGCCAACCGAGAAGACGATGCCATCAGGTACGATTCCCGTGAAAAAATAACTGTTTTGTTCATTGTAAAAAGCTAATTCCGTTAATTTAACTGATCCAAATCCTTTGATGTTCATTAGAAATTCTATTGATCTAAAC
This genomic window from Sporosarcina sp. Marseille-Q4063 contains:
- a CDS encoding GntR family transcriptional regulator, with translation MMMDFLPDKPIYQQLMDRIIGDIIRGSLMPGEKLPSVRDYAVQAGVNANTMQRVYKELEQMEITETKRGQGSFVTEDIRKISGLRDEMKEQLIASFIQNSEALGFTTVEMVDYLTKRGAGND